Genomic segment of Helicobacter enhydrae:
AAATGTAGATGCAGAAGCACTCAAGCTCGCCCTGCAAATGCCTGAAGTCAAAATCTACAATCTCTCACCCACAAGCCCTCTTACTGAGTTTGTTCCACTTGCTCCTTTGAATGAGAATCACTTTGAGCTTGTGGATAAACCTGATGGGTTTATCTGTGACTTTATAGATTTCACCCCCCCCCCCCGCAAAACACAGCCTGTTAAGCAATATATTGCCAAAGCTCTAGCAATGGGAGGAATCAAAACCACCAATCTTTACATCAGCTTCATCAGAGACACTCTACAATTCTTATATGCCCCCTATAGATTCATCAAATCCTTACTCAAATCCTAAATCATTGCAACAGGTGCTTGAGATGTGTATAAATCTCATCTGCTCCGCCAAAACATATCTCTGTAGAAAGTTTTGAAGAGATTGTAGAAATGGGAAGATTGAAAGCTTGTTCTACTACGCTTTCATTCAAATCTTGTTGCTCACACAACATTCCCAATCCTCGTTTGACAAAATACATCGCATTGTGGTATTGATGATTGCCGGCAGCGTAGGGATATGGGATATACACACAGGGCAAAGCATTGGCACACATCTCCCACACACTAGAAGCTCCCGCTCTTGCAAAACACAAATCCGCCTGTTGCATCAAAGACGCCATATCTGCACTAAATCCAAACACTTCGGCTGAAATCCCAAGTTCTGCATAGGCTTTTTGCACTCTTGCCAAATCTTTCTCTCCACTTTGATGCAAAATCTTCATCCCTCTTTGTGCCAATATTGGAGCGATCTTGAGTGCAAAATCATTGATTGCCACAGCACCTTGTGATCCACCCAAAAACAAAACGCATTTGACTTCTTGACGCAAACGCATATTGGCAAAAAACTCCTCTCTCACAGGATAAGAAGTCTTGATGAAGTGCTTTTCACTGCTTTCAAAACTCCCAAAAATACACTTTGCAACAGGTGAGAGAATACGATTTAGTCTCCCCCTAATCGCATTTTGTTCGTGTATAAAAAGCGGGATTCTATGCAGCAATGCAGCAAACGAGGCGGGTCCTGCACTATACCCCCCCACGCTTATCAAAGCATCCGGTTTGATGGTTTTTAGAATCTTATAGGCTTGATAGATGGACTTCATCTGTGCATACAAAGATTGAAAAACTTTTAGCCCCCGTTGATTCACTACGCCATAAGTCTCCAAAAAATACTTCTGCTCAAACCCCTCTTCATTTTGAAACCACGCAATGTCTTGTCCAGAAGTCGATCCAATATAAAACACCTCCACCCCTCTTTTTTGACATTCCTGCAACATTGCTTTGGCGATTGCCAAATGCCCCCCTGTCCCACCACCAGTGATAACAAGCTTCTGCATATCAACCAAAAATTGGCAAAGCTAAAAAGAAATTGATCACAAAGGCATTTGCAATATCAATAAAAAAAGCACCAACCATCGGCACAACCAAAAATGCCACATGGCTTGAGCCATAATGCTGTGTCACAGCTTGCATATTCACGATTGCTGTAGGTGTCGCCCCCAATCCAAACCCACAATGCCCAGCAGCCAAAACAGCGGCGTCATAGTCTTTGCCCATTACGCGGAAGGTGACAAAAATCGTATAAAAAATAATCACTATCGTTTGGACAATCAACAATATCAAAAGCGGAAGTGCCAAATCAGCAAGTTCCCAAACTTTGAGTGTCATCAATGCCGCAGACAAAAACAGAGAAAGAGAAACATTGCCAATCACAGAAACTTCACGATCAAAGACCTGATGCACTTTGAAAAAGGACAACAAATTACGCAAAACAACTCCGACAAACAAGCACCATACAAAAGTCGGAAGCTCCATAAAAGTTCCCTTGACTGCCGTGTCAATCTTTGTTCCAACAAACAAAGCAATAGCAATGAGAGCTAGTGATTCCAAAAAGCTTGAGGGAGTGATGAGCCTTTGTTTTTTGGGGGTTTCAAAACCTGAGACATTTTCAGAAATACTAGAATTTCCCGGTGTTTGGAGCCGATGTGCTTTGATCAAATATCTTGCAACAGGACCACCAATCAAACCTCCAAGTATCAAACCAAAAGTTGCACAAGCAATAGCAATCTCAAGACCATTAGACAATCCATATTTTTCCTTAAAAATACCTGCCCAAGCAGTCCCTGTCCCGTGTCCCCCACTCATCGTGATAGAGCCTCCAAGCATTCCCATCAGAGGATCTTGCCCCATTCCCATAGAAAGTGCCACACCCACAAGATTTTGGACCACCAAAAACACGCTCACTACGATTAGAAATTTCACCAATGTGATTCCACCCTTTTTTAGCGAGGCAAAATCTGCACTCAAGCCCACTGCAGCAAAGAAAAAAAGCATCATTGTTTTTTGAAAATTTTTCAACTCCGGAGCAAAAGTGATATGAAAATCAAAAACCTTGTATAAAACCGCGATGACTGCTGCTACAAGCAACCCACCAACGACAGGTTCAGGGATATTGTAATCATCTAGAAACTTGATTCTAGCAATCAAAAAGCGTCCCAAAAACAACACAATCACCAAACAGACAAAAGTCGAATAAAAATCGAATTGCATACAAACTCCTTGCGATAGACTCCCAATTTGTGAGGGTTCTTTATTTTACACAAAAAAACAAAGTTTATATTTATTTTGGAAATCTGCCATTCATACGCATTTGTTGCATCATTCCCATCAAATCCTGCATTCCCCCCTTGTTTCCAAGGCGTTTAGCCATCTTTGAGGCATTGTCAAACTGCTTGATAATGCGATTAATGTCTGCCACTTCCAACCCACAGCCAAGCGCGATTCTTTTGCGACGCGAACCATTGAGTAAATCAGGATTTTCTCGTTCTTTTTTTGTCATCGAATTGACCATCGCACGAATGTTTTTGATTTCTGCAGAATTATCCAAATCCACATTTTTCAATGCACCAGCCATACCCCCCATACCGGGGATCATTCCCACGAGATTGCCGAGATTCCCAAGCTTTTTGACATTTTCAATCTGAGCCAAAAAGTCTTCAAAACCAAACTGCCCTTTTTTAATCTTTTTGACAATATTTTTGCTCTCTTTTTCTGAAAACACTTCTGCTGTTTTTTCAGCCAATCCTGCAATATCACCAGCACCCATCAATCTTGAAACGACGCGATCGGGCAAAAATATGTCCAAATCTGCTACTTTTTCACCACTTCCGATAAATCTCAAAGCAATTCCTAATTGATAGGCGATTGATAGGGCAATACCCCCCTTGCTATCACTATCAAATTTGCTCAAAATCACCCCATCGATTCCAATCTTTTGATTAAACATTTCAGCATTTCTCACGCCTTCTTGCCCACTCAAACTATCAGCCACATCAAACACCTCAAAAGGTTTCACGATATCTTTGACCTCTTTGAGCTCCTCCATCAACTCCTCATCAATCGCCAAACGCCCAGCGGTATCAAACAAAATCACATCATAGAATCTACTTGCACTATAGTTAAGTGCCTCTTGTGCCACATCTTGAGGGCGTTTGTGAGCGGATTCAAAAAAATCAACATCGATTTGTTTGGCAAGTTGCCTTAATTGCTCCACCGCTGCCATTCTTTGCAAATCGCAAGGCACGAGCAAAACCTTTTTGTTTTTGTTTTTGAGATAATTGGCAAGTTTTGCTGTTGTTGTTGTTTTCCCGCTTCCTTGCAATCCAACCATCAAAATTTTTGTTGGAGCAGTTGGAGCGAAGACAAACCCCTGATTACCTTTGGTTTGCAACACTCCTGACAAAGCATCTTGCAAGGCTTTCAAAAAATTTTGTTTTCCGATTCCCTCTTGAATCGTCTGCTTTTCAACTTGTTGCAAAATCTCTTTGACCACTTTGTGATGCACATCATTGCGGAGCATCGCTTTTTTTAGCTCATCAATAGCTTTGCTCAAAGCCTTCTGATCATCGCTGAAGCGGATCTTGTTGGCAATACTGCGAAAAGAATCACTAAAAACCTCAAACATTATCTATCCTTTATCTAAAAAATATAAAAAATATTTTACTTAAGTTATTGCCTTATTTTTTCTCT
This window contains:
- the murG gene encoding undecaprenyldiphospho-muramoylpentapeptide beta-N-acetylglucosaminyltransferase → MQKLVITGGGTGGHLAIAKAMLQECQKRGVEVFYIGSTSGQDIAWFQNEEGFEQKYFLETYGVVNQRGLKVFQSLYAQMKSIYQAYKILKTIKPDALISVGGYSAGPASFAALLHRIPLFIHEQNAIRGRLNRILSPVAKCIFGSFESSEKHFIKTSYPVREEFFANMRLRQEVKCVLFLGGSQGAVAINDFALKIAPILAQRGMKILHQSGEKDLARVQKAYAELGISAEVFGFSADMASLMQQADLCFARAGASSVWEMCANALPCVYIPYPYAAGNHQYHNAMYFVKRGLGMLCEQQDLNESVVEQAFNLPISTISSKLSTEICFGGADEIYTHLKHLLQ
- the gltS gene encoding sodium/glutamate symporter, producing the protein MQFDFYSTFVCLVIVLFLGRFLIARIKFLDDYNIPEPVVGGLLVAAVIAVLYKVFDFHITFAPELKNFQKTMMLFFFAAVGLSADFASLKKGGITLVKFLIVVSVFLVVQNLVGVALSMGMGQDPLMGMLGGSITMSGGHGTGTAWAGIFKEKYGLSNGLEIAIACATFGLILGGLIGGPVARYLIKAHRLQTPGNSSISENVSGFETPKKQRLITPSSFLESLALIAIALFVGTKIDTAVKGTFMELPTFVWCLFVGVVLRNLLSFFKVHQVFDREVSVIGNVSLSLFLSAALMTLKVWELADLALPLLILLIVQTIVIIFYTIFVTFRVMGKDYDAAVLAAGHCGFGLGATPTAIVNMQAVTQHYGSSHVAFLVVPMVGAFFIDIANAFVINFFLALPIFG
- the ffh gene encoding signal recognition particle protein, encoding MFEVFSDSFRSIANKIRFSDDQKALSKAIDELKKAMLRNDVHHKVVKEILQQVEKQTIQEGIGKQNFLKALQDALSGVLQTKGNQGFVFAPTAPTKILMVGLQGSGKTTTTAKLANYLKNKNKKVLLVPCDLQRMAAVEQLRQLAKQIDVDFFESAHKRPQDVAQEALNYSASRFYDVILFDTAGRLAIDEELMEELKEVKDIVKPFEVFDVADSLSGQEGVRNAEMFNQKIGIDGVILSKFDSDSKGGIALSIAYQLGIALRFIGSGEKVADLDIFLPDRVVSRLMGAGDIAGLAEKTAEVFSEKESKNIVKKIKKGQFGFEDFLAQIENVKKLGNLGNLVGMIPGMGGMAGALKNVDLDNSAEIKNIRAMVNSMTKKERENPDLLNGSRRKRIALGCGLEVADINRIIKQFDNASKMAKRLGNKGGMQDLMGMMQQMRMNGRFPK